One Oscillospiraceae bacterium genomic region harbors:
- a CDS encoding Gfo/Idh/MocA family oxidoreductase encodes MRTITALFVGLGSIGTRHLKNLHNLCTDRGWTLQADALRSDLHRPLRDGVAELLHAQYTDLAAAPARYDMVFITNPTSLHVEALQQVKGRGEALFIEKPIFSAEQTGLNLADCLPENQKAYVAAPMRWCGVMLALKDLLPTLHPYCARVICSSYLPDWRPGVDYRTVYSAHKALGGGVTIDLIHEWDYLVDLFGVPQQLYNFKGTYSDLEIDSDDLSVYIAKYPTLLAEVHLDYFGRGYRRSIELFCRDGSYLADFGAGTLTLPDGTVQHYEEDVNRRYEREIEYFTDYALGDEQQSCNPPALALDVLKLTLGEH; translated from the coding sequence ATGCGCACCATCACCGCGCTGTTTGTGGGGTTGGGTTCCATCGGAACCCGCCACTTAAAAAACCTGCATAACCTTTGCACCGACCGCGGATGGACCTTGCAGGCCGACGCCCTGCGCAGTGACCTGCACCGCCCCCTGCGGGACGGCGTGGCTGAGCTGCTGCACGCCCAGTACACCGATTTGGCCGCCGCGCCTGCCCGGTATGATATGGTGTTTATCACCAACCCCACCAGTTTGCATGTCGAGGCATTGCAGCAGGTGAAGGGCCGCGGTGAAGCACTTTTTATCGAAAAGCCGATTTTTTCTGCCGAGCAGACCGGCCTGAACCTGGCCGACTGCCTGCCGGAAAACCAGAAAGCCTACGTGGCCGCGCCCATGCGCTGGTGCGGTGTGATGCTGGCCCTCAAAGATCTGCTGCCCACGCTGCACCCCTACTGCGCCCGGGTCATCTGCTCCAGCTACCTGCCGGATTGGCGGCCGGGTGTCGACTACCGCACGGTCTACAGCGCCCACAAGGCGCTGGGCGGCGGCGTCACCATCGACCTCATCCACGAGTGGGATTACCTTGTGGACCTGTTCGGCGTGCCGCAGCAGCTGTACAATTTTAAGGGCACCTACTCGGATCTGGAGATCGACTCCGACGATCTGTCGGTCTATATCGCCAAGTATCCCACCTTGCTGGCCGAGGTGCATCTTGACTATTTCGGCCGCGGCTATCGGCGCAGCATCGAACTTTTCTGCCGCGACGGCAGCTATCTGGCCGACTTTGGCGCCGGTACGCTGACCCTGCCCGACGGCACCGTGCAGCATTATGAAGAGGACGTCAACCGCCGCTACGAGCGGGAGATCGAATATTTTACTGACTACGCCCTGGGCGACGAACAGCAAAGCTGCAACCCGCCCGCGCTGGCGCTGGATGTCCTGAAACTGACTTTGGGGGAACACTGA
- a CDS encoding acylneuraminate cytidylyltransferase family protein encodes MKRLLITICGRAGSKGFKNKNLKNFCGKPLVYYSLSAAELFIKNHTELEVDIALNTDSEDLAKLVAAEYPEVIYLPRGAELGGDRVPKVEVYKDSFARMEARTGKPYDAMIDLDITSPLRTEQDIENAFAKAQEREDLQIIFSVCEARRNPWFNMFKIVGDHAEMVIESQFTGRQQAPEVYDVNASIYVIRRAFLVDNPDPILWHSKFGVSVMMDTGIIDIDSEHDYLLMEAIAKHLYAHYPEFNAVRENIRGE; translated from the coding sequence ATGAAACGTCTGCTTATCACCATCTGCGGCCGTGCAGGCAGCAAAGGCTTTAAAAACAAAAATCTCAAAAATTTCTGCGGTAAACCGCTGGTTTATTACTCTTTGAGCGCCGCCGAACTGTTTATCAAAAACCACACCGAACTGGAAGTGGACATTGCCCTGAACACCGACAGCGAGGACCTGGCCAAGCTGGTGGCTGCCGAATACCCCGAGGTCATCTACCTGCCCCGCGGGGCTGAGCTGGGCGGCGACCGTGTGCCCAAGGTGGAGGTCTACAAGGACAGCTTTGCCCGTATGGAGGCCCGCACCGGCAAGCCCTACGACGCTATGATCGACCTGGACATCACCAGCCCCCTGCGCACTGAGCAGGACATCGAGAACGCCTTTGCCAAAGCGCAGGAGCGCGAGGATCTGCAGATCATCTTCAGCGTCTGCGAAGCCCGCCGCAACCCCTGGTTCAACATGTTCAAAATTGTGGGCGACCACGCCGAGATGGTCATCGAGAGCCAGTTCACCGGCCGCCAGCAGGCCCCTGAGGTCTACGATGTCAACGCCTCCATCTACGTCATCCGCCGCGCCTTTCTGGTGGACAACCCGGACCCCATCCTGTGGCACTCCAAGTTCGGCGTCAGCGTTATGATGGACACCGGCATCATTGATATTGACTCGGAGCATGACTACCTGCTGATGGAAGCCATCGCCAAGCACCTGTACGCCCATTACCCAGAATTTAACGCTGTACGGGAGAATATCCGTGGAGAATGA
- a CDS encoding threonine/serine exporter family protein: protein MENDLLERAADLVMDAGQTLLENGGEVFRVQQTMEIMAHSLGVRDFHVYVLTNGIFASASMGSAHNVSLIRHVPSVSIHLGRVEAINELSRELAAGRLGVEEAEARLQQARSVPRTSPAGERLACIVGAAGFAYLFGGTPLDAAVATVAGLLEILICQWFGQHKINRIFTDIVAAFACTVWSVGVQAALPAVSANAAIIGALMVLTPGVALTMGVRDILNGDYLSGSIRLLDAVLIAGSIACGVVLGWLVMHGLGVAV from the coding sequence GTGGAGAATGACCTGCTGGAACGGGCGGCTGACCTGGTGATGGACGCCGGGCAGACCCTGCTGGAAAACGGCGGCGAGGTCTTTCGCGTCCAGCAGACGATGGAAATCATGGCCCACAGCCTGGGTGTGCGGGACTTTCATGTCTACGTGCTGACAAACGGCATCTTCGCGTCAGCATCCATGGGCAGCGCCCACAACGTCAGTCTCATCCGCCATGTGCCGTCAGTGTCCATCCACCTGGGCCGGGTCGAAGCCATCAACGAGCTTTCCCGTGAGCTGGCCGCCGGTCGGCTGGGGGTCGAGGAAGCCGAAGCCCGCCTGCAGCAGGCACGGTCTGTGCCCCGCACTTCGCCGGCGGGCGAGCGGCTGGCCTGCATCGTCGGCGCGGCGGGATTCGCCTACCTTTTTGGCGGTACACCGTTGGACGCCGCCGTAGCTACCGTGGCGGGCCTGCTGGAAATTTTGATCTGCCAGTGGTTCGGCCAGCATAAGATCAACCGCATCTTTACCGATATTGTGGCGGCCTTTGCCTGCACGGTGTGGTCGGTCGGGGTGCAGGCGGCACTGCCCGCCGTCAGTGCCAATGCGGCGATCATCGGTGCGCTGATGGTGCTGACCCCCGGCGTCGCTCTGACCATGGGCGTGCGCGACATCCTGAACGGCGACTACCTCTCTGGTTCCATTCGCCTGCTGGATGCGGTGCTGATTGCGGGCAGCATTGCCTGCGGCGTGGTACTGGGCTGGCTGGTCATGCACGGATTGGGGGTGGCCGTATGA